ACTGAAGAAGAGGCGCTGCACACAGCCCAGAATCATCCCAACCCGATAGCGGGTGTCGCCCTGGGCGGGAATCACCTCGGGAATCGTATCTTGAAACGATTGGGCGGTCACGGTTGGCAAGAGAGATTCCATGGCAGCCAAGCGCGGCGAGATCCGCTTCAGCAATCCCGTTGCTTTCACCAGCTTGCCCAATCCCAAGGCTTGGTACAGGTACAGCGGCGGCAGCAGCATCCGCAGGCGATCGGGGTGGGGGAAGAGCGTGAAAATTAACTGTCGGAAGAGGCGATCGCTGAGGGTGCGGGGCACATTGCGCTCCACTTGGGGCCGGGTGGCAGCAATCAGCTTATCGTATTGCACACCGGAGGGGCAGGCGGTGGTGCAGGCCAGGCAGCCCAGACAGGTATCAAAATGTTGGGAGGTGGCTGTGGCCAGGGGAGCATCCTGCTTATTAATCGCATCCATTAAATAGATGCGGCCGCGGGGCGAGTCGGTCTCTTTGCCAATCACCCGATAGCTGGGGCAGGTGGTCAGGCAAAAACCGCAATGCACACAGGCATCAATCAGGGATTGCTCGGGCGGATCCTGGGCATCGAAACCGGGGAAGCTGGTATCGAGCTTCAGGGCAGGGCGATCGGTGGAGGAGGGGGTGGCGGTCATGGCGAACACTCACGAGTTGGGCAGGGCGGCAGCTACAGGCCACCCACAAAGCGACCGGGGTTGAGTAAATGATGGGGGTCAAACTGAGCTTTGATGGCTTGCATCTGGGGTAGGGCATTACCGGCATAGCCCCAGCGATCGAGGACTGTCCAGCTTGGCGGTGCCGACAGCAGGGAGAGGAAGCCACCGTGGGCGGCGCAGTGCGATCGCACCTGGGTCATCTCCGTGGCGGTGATGCTATCTACCTCACCGCTCAACCAACCCAGACCACTACCGGCATGGATGAGACCTAGACTGGCTGGCCATAGCTGAGCGATCGCATCCAAGCTAGCCACCGCCTGAGCCGGTAATACTCCTATTTTGCAGGCGATCGCCGATGCAGCGGCGGCGGCGTCCCATTTTTCTTGTAATCGTTGCCATAGACTGGCATCATCCTGCCCCTGAAGGCGATCGCTGTTTAAACCCGCCGCTTGGGCTAAGGCCGTCACCTGGGCCATCTGTTGGGCAACACTCACAGGAATACTCTGGAAGCGGGCCACTAATCCCGTCCCCTGGCCCAAGCCTAGGGCACTGACGTAGGAACGAGATAGGACATCCAAAGCTACGGGGCTCAGAGAGGTTTGACGGATCTGATGCAACACCGTGGCGATCGCCGCCGATTTCCCTAGCAGCACCACCGTTTCTGAGGTCTCTGGCAAGGGATAGAGACGAAAGGTCATCTGGGTGAGGATGCCTAGGGTACCGTAGGCACCGGTCATCAGTTTCATCAGGTCGTAGCCAGCTACGTTTTTCACCACCCGTCCCCCGGCCTTGGCTACCTGACCATCCGCCCGCACGAAGGATAGACCGATGAGCATATCCCGTAAGGCGCCGTAGCGCTGGCGCAGAGATCCGGTATCCGCTGTGGCCACAATGCCGCCGAGGGTCGCCGATGCGCTGTAGTGGGGATCGATCGCTAAAAACTGCCGCGATTGAGCCAACTGCTGCTGTAAATCGCCAAGCTTGACGCCGGACTGGGCCGTCACGGTTAAATCTCCCGCCGCATGGTCAATCACTTGGTCAAGCTGAGCCGTACTGATGGCGATCGCCTCCTTGGGCAGCGGCGGCCCCCAGTGGAGCTTCGTACCCTGCCCCATGGGCAGCATCGCCCAGCGGTGGTGATGGGCATAGGCCACGAGATCACACAGGGACTCAAGGGTAGGCGGGTAGGCGATCGCCACTAGATTAGGAGCAGCGATCTGAAGTTGAGCCTGCAGAGCCGGGTCGAGGGACTCCCTCGCCACCACATGGTCTGCTCCAATCTGCTGCGCTACTTGAAGGGCGATCGCACTCATGATCCAGCTATCCAAAGGGTTTCTTTGATCCTACGACGATAGGGCACTACGACAAACGCAGAACCCCAAAGGATTCTGCGCTGTGATTGCCCCTTCAGTTATCTACCGAGGAAGCAGCGATCGCTAGTTGAGGACTTCTGCGCCCGCCACCACTTCCAGAATTTCCTGGGTAATAGCCGCCTGACGAGCCTTGTTGTAGGACAAGGACAAGGAGGTAATCAACTGCTTAGCGTTGTCGCTGGCGTTGTTCATCGCCGTCATCCGGGCAGCTAGCTCACTGGCCGCCGACTCTTGCAGAGCACGCAGGAGCTGGTTGTTCAGATAGAGGGGCAGGAGTGCATCCAGAATTTGCACCGGATCCTGCTCAAAAATCATATCTTGGGGCAGGGGTGTCTGGGGAGCTGCCTCCACTTTTTCCCGCTCGACTTGGAACACACCACCACGAGTCGTCAACCGGAAGATCTCATCATCTGCTGCTTCCAAGCCCTGAGGATCGAGGGGCAGCAGGGTTTGAGTCACCGGACGAGAGCTAATCAACGACACAAATTTGGTGTAGATCAACTCCACTCGATCCACTGAATCGGAGAGGAATAGAGAGAGTAGTTCATCCGCGATCGCCGAAGCTTCCGATGCCGTGGGCACCTGCTCTAGATTGGTGAACGACTTGCTAATCGGCTGTTCCCGGCGGGTAAAATACTGATTTGCTTTGCGCCCAACGATTACCAGCTTATAGTCCAGCCCTTCAGCCTTGAGTTCCTTGATGCGCAGCTCAGCCCGCTTAATCACATTGGCATTGTAGCCACCGCACAGACCGCGATCGCCCGACACCACCAACAGACCCACGGTTTTCACATCCCGCTTTTTCAGGAGCGGCAAATCCGCTTCCTCAAACTGCAGGCGAGACTGTAGACCGTACAGCACCTGCGCCAAGCGATCGGCAAAAGGACGGGTTGCCGTCACCTGCTCTTGGGCACGCCGCACCTTGGCTGCTGCGACGAGCCGCATCGCTTCCGTAATTTTCTTGGTATTTTTGACCGACTTAATTCGATCCCGAATCGCTTTGAGATTTGGCATAGCTAAAACCCGAAGATTGGAGGAGACAAAACCATATCAACAAGGAGGGGCAGATCAGTGTGATCCTCAGCCCCTCCCGTTCGACTCTGTTACGCCATCGCCATGAAGGTTTGCTTGTATTCAGCGATCGCCTCTTTCAGGATGGTTTCTGCCTCGTCGGTCAGCTTTTTCTCAGCCCGAACAATCTCACTAAACTTAGGCTTGCTGTTGGACAAATAGTCCCGGAAACCCTTCACAAAGCTGGTTACCTTATCCAGATCTAGGTCATCCATGTAGCCGTTAATGCCAGCATAGATCACAGCCACTTGGTCAGCCACCGGTAGGGGCGAGTATTGAGGCTGCTTCAGCAGTTCGCGCAAACGCTGTCCCCGAGCCAACTGCTGTTGGGTGGCTTTATCCAAGTCTGATGCAAACTGGGAGAAAGCTTCTAGTTCAGCAAACTGAGCTAGCTCTAGCTTCACCTTACCAGCCACCTGCTTCATCGCTTTGATCTGAGCCGCCGAACCTACCCGAGATACGGAGATACCCGCGTTGATCGCAGGGCGTAGACCAGAGTTGAACAGGTCAGAGGAGAGAAAGATCTGACCATCGGTGATGGAAATCACGTTGGTCGGAATGTAGGCGGAGACGTCACCCGCTTGGGTTTCGATGATCGGCAAAGCGGTCATGCTGCCTTCACCTAGCTCAGGGCTCAACTTCGCAGCCCGCTCTAGCAAGCGAGAGTGGAGGTAAAACACATCGCCAGGGTAGGCTTCCCGCCCGGGTGGACGGCGCAGCAGCAAGGACATCTGGCGGTAGGCTTGGGCTTGTTTGGATAAGTCATCGTAGACCACCAAGGTCGCCTTGCCTTTATACATGAAGTATTCCGCCAAGGTCGCACCGGTGTAGGGTGCTAGGTATTGCAAGGTTGCCGGAGCGTTGGCGTTAGCAGCTACCACAATGGTGTAGTCCAAAGCACCGCGCTGGCGCAGCACTTCTACCACCTGCGCCACGGTAGATGCCTTTTGACCAATGGCAACATACACACAGATCACATCTTCACCCTTTTGGTTGAGGATGGTATCTACCGCAACAGAGGTTTTACCGGTTTGGCGATCGCCAATAATCAACTCCCGCTGGCCTCGGCCGATGGGCACCATGGAGTCAATCGCCGTAATTCCGGTTTGCATCGGCTCATACACCGACTTCCGATCAATAATCCCAGGAGCCATGGATTCGATTAGGCGAGTTTCAGTAGTGCTGATGTCGCCTTTGCCGTCAATAGGGCGCGCTAGGGCATCTACCACGCGACCAACCATGGCCTCACCCACCGGCACTTCCGCAATCCGACCAGTGGAGGTCACGGTGCTGCCCTCTTGGATGGAACGACCATTGCCCATCAACACAGCACCGACGTTGTCTTCTTCTAGGTTCAGCGCGATACCCACCGTGCCATCTTCAAACTCTAGAAGTTCACCAGCCATGGTTCCTTCCAAACCATAGATGCGGGCAATGCCATCACCCACCTGAAGAACGGTACCAACGTTAGAGACCTTAACGTCTTGGTCGTATTGCTCAATCTGCTGACGAATAATGTTGCTAATTTCGTCGGGTCTGATACTTACCATAGGGATTTTCTCTCAACGAACGGTGTCTAATTGGGTTTAGTACTGACAAAATCACTCACCCGCAGCCAGATGAATGCATCGAGGGCTAGCTGATGACGCTGAGTTTAAGGCCGATGCGTCGCAACTGTCCGCTAAGGCTCGCATCAATTACTTGAGAGCCAACTCGGATGACAACGCCACCGATCAAGTCTGGATTCTGCGATAGTTCAAGCTCAACCTGCTGCGCACCCGTGAGGCTTAAAACCTGCGCACGAACAGCATCCTGTTGAGACTCTGACAGCGGTACAGCCGAAGTAACCTCTGCAAGGACTGTCTTTTTCAACTCTCGAACTAGGGATTGATATTTTCTGCAAATCCCTTCAATGAACGAGATGCGGCGGCGATCCACCAGCAACAGCAAGAAGTTCATCATGTAGGGATGGACTTGATCGGTCAGAGCCTGACGGAGAACTGCCTTTTTTTGATCGATGCCAATAATGGGGCTCGACAAAAATTGCGCTAGGTCAGGAGACTCTTTCAAGACCTCCAATAACCCTGCAGCATCGCCACTTAACTGATCAACTAAGTCATTACCTTGAGCCAATGACATTAAGGCCTGAGCATAGGGCTCCAGAATCTCAGCTGTGACTAAACTATCGTTCATGACTTGCCTCCCAACATAGCGATGCTACGGTCTACAAGCTGTTGCTGCTTGGCATCATCCATCTGATTGCGCAGTTGAGATTCCGCTTGCTGCATCGCCATCGCTACGACTTGATTACGAACCTCTCGCATGATGCGTTCTTGCTGAGAGGTTAAGTCTTGAGCTGCAGCTTCTCGCAGACGAGCAACATCCCGCTCTGCCTCCGCCAAAATCGACTCACGAGCAGCCTGAGCAGAGGTCTCCGCAGCACTAAGAATCTTGGCTGCTTCAGCTTTCGCTTGAGCCAGCTTTTGTTGCTGTTCCGCTAAAGCCGACGCGGCTGATTTCTTACGTTCCTCAGCCTCACGAATCTCAGATTCAATGCGCGATCGCCGCTCTGACAGGGTCTTACCCAAGAAGCCCCGCCCAAAATAGATCAAAACCCCAATGATAATGATCAGATTAATTAGATTTGTGTCTAAAAGATCAAGATTGATGCCAAACCCGGCTTCTTCAATCTCTGGCGCTTTCAGAACCACTATTCCAGTTCGCTCAGCTAGCCAATACAAAGTTCCCATGATCCCTAAATCGTCGTTGATCTACTCAACCCAGCCTTAACCCTGCACACTCCTGGCAACCTAGGACTCGATAGACTGCCTCAGCCATGATCTACCAGTGCGGCTCCCCTCAAATATGCACGGCCTATCGAATTGCCGTTAAGCCTTTGCTCCTAGGAGCTTATCCAAAATTTGTTGACTCAATGCACCCACTTGAGACTCCAGCGACGCTAACGCCTCTGTCTTTTGCTGATCCAGCTCACGCTGAACCTGTTCACGCTGAGCCTGAGCTTCTTGCTGAGCCTGGGCAACCCGTTCTGCAGCAATTTTTTGAGCAGCAGTTTGAGCCTCAGCAATCACGGTTTGAGACTGACGACGAGTAGACGCCAAGTCGCTCTCGTATTGCTGGGTTAAGCGCTTGGTTTGCTCCAACCGCTCCTTCGCTTCGGCTTGAGTGGTGCGAATATAGTTATCTCGATCGTCGATGCTCTTGCCCAGGGGTTTGTAAAACACCGCGTTCAAGATCACCATCAGCAGTAAAAACTGAATGGCCATCAAGGGCAGTGTGGCATCTAAGTCAAAAAGTCCACCCCCTCCCTCTGAAGCAGCGGCTTCAGCGGCAAGTAGAACTGTCCAGTGAATCATAATCCTCTCACCCCATCATACATTGGGGAAAACGACAGCACACAGTCAACCTGTGCAATCTAACAACACAAGCTTGAGCCGGAGTTGCCATCGGGTAGGACTTAACCAACGACCTACCCAATGACCATTAGATGACTTAGGCGAAAGGATTGGCGAATAAAAGAACGAGGGCAACCACCAAGCCGTAGATGGTCAGTGCTTCCATAAATGCCAAGCTGAGCAGAAGAGTACCACGAATCTTACCTTCTGCTTCTGGCTGACGAGCAATACCTTCTACAGCCTGACCAGCTGCGTTACCTTGACCAATACCAGGGCCGATCGCGGCTAGACCCACAGCAAGGGCAGCAGCAATAACAGAAGCGGCGGCAACAATTGGATTCATGATTATGTTTCCCTAACTTAAGAGTACAAACAAACAACGATCAAACAGTACATCAGCGATGAAGCGGCACAGCAGAGCTGCACTCAACTCACATCGAAACCTGCTGCTGAGGTCAGGCCCCAGACAACCAGCCTACGTAACCAACTGAGCGGGCAAGGGGCCCTTACTCATGCTCTTCCCCGTGTTCCTCCATGGCTTCCCCGATGTAGGCGGCGGCCAACGTAGCGAAGATCAACGCCTGAATTGCACTGGTGAACAACCCAAGCGCCATCACTGGCAGCGGCACAAACAACGGCACCAGAAGAACTAGCACCCCAACCACGAGCTCATCCGCCAAGATGTTGCCAAATAGACGGAAGCTCAGGGAAAGGGGCTTGGTGAAATCTTCAATAATTTTGAACGGCAACATAAATGCTACCGGCTGCACATAGTTACCAAAGTAGCCCAGTCCTTTCTTGCTAAAGCCTGCATAGAAATAGGCTAAAGAGGTGAGGAGCGCTAGGGCAACGGTGGTATTAATGTCACTGGTGGGGGCGGCCAACTCTCCTTCAGGCAGAGCAACTAGCTTCCAAGGAATCAGGGCTCCTCCCCAGTTGGAGACAAAGATGAACAAAAACAAGGTGCCAATGAACGGTACCCATGGGCGATAGTCTTTTTCGCCGATTTGCCCCTTTGCCAAGTCTCGAATGAATTCGAGGGCGTATTCCATCAAGTTTTGGACACCCGACGGCACCATCTGAACGTTACGAGTGGCTAAGACTGAAATGGTAACGAGGGCTGCAATCACAAACCAAGAGGTGAGGAATACTTGCCCATGAAGCTTGAGGCTGCCAATTTGCCAGTACAAATGATGGCCGACTTCCAGTTCTGCCAGGGGGAAGTGTTGAATTGTAATCAAATCATTCAGCATGTCCATTCGTTGAAGTTCCCCAAAGAGTCTGTCAGACACGACGTGTCGAGGTTAATCGAGGCTAGGTGCGAAGCTAGTCCAGAGGACGTAGGTAATCAATGCCACTTTATAGGTTAGGAATCCTAAAAAAATAGGCATGATTTGCAGTTGGTTCCACTGAGACGCCACTAGGATGAGGGCTATGAGCAGGGCTAACCGAGCACTACCTAGCTTTTGCCGTTGCCGACCGAGTTGCTCGACGTTTTTGGCCAACATCCTCAAATAAACTACACCCACGCAGGCACCCAGTAAATAGTTCAGTGCGATCGCCACGGTGTAGAACACCCAAACACTCACAAAAATTACGCCTGCCATCACAAGGGTGGTAATGAGCAAATTTTGTTGAAGTTGGTAAAACTCCGCCATGGAGGAGTTTGGCTCAGGTGTCAGTTGCGCGGGGGCGGCCACTGCCTGCGAAGCATTTTGTTCTGGTAATCCGTCTGGCGAGTTCACAGAGCTTAGCCACTAGAAAACTGAGCGGTTCGCAGTCTTGCAAACCACAGGTGATCATATCACGCAGAGGTAACACACCCGACGATTTTTTGTGGGTTATGCCCCAAAAAAATTGACTGAAGATTTCTAACAAAATGCCTCAGAAACAGATGAAGAGACTGGCTGGAAAGCACCGCAGCAGGGAGGCGATCGCCCTCTTCAGCCCCAGAAGTCATGGGTGCATTCCACTTTTGTCGCCCTCACCCTAAATCTCTCTCCCAGAGCGGGAGAGAGACTTTGAATCCTGCTCCCCTACTCCTTTTTTGGGGGGCAGGGGTTGGAGGACGTAGAGCTTGCGCTTTCCGAAGGGGGGCTAGCTTGCACAACTGGGATGCACCCGAGTCATCCCCTTAGCCCATGGATGCCTGAGCTGTCTGACAGGTCGTACAGAGCCCGAAAAATTCTAGGGTATGGTAGTAGATTTTGAACTGATAGGCATCGTGCAGGCGTTCCTGAAGCTCATGCACAGGACATTCATCAATGGCAATCGACAAGCCGCACTGCAAACAGGTCAAGTGGTGGCGATCTTCTTGAATCAGGCTGTACAAAGCTTCCCCACTAGACACCGTCCGCATTTGCACCACACCCTCTAGCTTAAGAGCATCTAGGGCTCGGTACACCGTTGCTAGTCCCATCCCCTGGCTGCGATCGCGGAGTTCGACAAATAAATCCTGTGCCGAGGTACCCCGCCCCAAGGCTCGCAGCACAGACAATACTTTCTCTTGGTTGCGGGTACGTTTTGGCGACATGACAGATCAGGCTTGGATAAGCGGAATGATGTTCTTCTAGCCTAGATCAAACTGAGACGGTTGTCGGATTTTTGAGTATGGCCGTAGCCGTCGTTGCAGGATGGGCAGTGCCAGCTATGGAGGGAATCTGAGGGAGCGATCGCCCCTTGAACTGTCCATGAAACACCCCATGAAAAATCCGCCGCATCCCGAAAGGACAACGGCGGATTGCAGAGCACTAGTATCCTACAAATACAGGCAGGCTAGCTTGCGGTGAGCGAACTCAATGCTGAACACCAAGCAGCCAATATGCTCCTCTCAAGCAGTTCTTAGAGCTGGGGAACGTACTGCTCTTTCTCGGGAACTTCGGCATATTCCGAGACAATTTGCCGGAACTCGTCGCCATCGATGGTTTCTTTCTCGATCAGCAAATCTACCAAGCGATCGATCACCAAGCGATTTTCGCGGATGATCCGACAGGCTTCTTCATAGCAATGCTCTACGATCGCCCGTACTTGAGCATCAATGCGCGAGGCAATTTCTTCCGAATATTCCGATCGCGTCATCAGATCTCGACCTAGAAAGACCTCTCCCTGCTGAGTTTCCAAGGACATCGGTCCCAAGTCAGACATACCGAAGCGGGTCACCATTTGTCGAGCCATACCGGTGACCTGCTGCAGATCATTTCCGGCACCAGTGGTCACTTCTGCATCCCCAAAGATCACTTGTTCGGCCGCGCGTCCACCCAAAGCACCGGTGATCCGAGCCCGTAGCTGGGCACGGGAAATCAACCCCTGCTCTTCATTGGGCGTGAACCAGGTTAAACCCTGGGCTTGTCCACGAGGAATCAAGGTCACCTTTTGCACAGGATCGTGGGCTTTGATCAGGGTACCGACGATGGCATGACCGAGCTCGTGGTAAGCAATCAAGCGCTTGCTCTTGCTATCCACCAATGGCGTGCCTTCCATACCGGCCACCACCCGATCCACCGCATCGTCAATTTCTCGCATGGTGATCGCATCTTTGCGACGACGGGCGGTCAAAATCGCCGCTTCATTCAGCAGGTTGGCCAAATCAGCGCCGGTAAACCCAGGCGTCCGACGGGCGATCGCTTCCAACGACACTTCCTGAGCCAGCTTCTTGTTGCGGGCATGAACTTCCAGCACTTCCAAGCGACCCTTCACATCGGGGGCATCCACCGTCACCTGACGGTCAAACCGACCGGGGCGCAGCAGAGCCGAATCCAACACATCAGGACGGTTCGTCGCCGCAATGATGATGATGCCGGTGTTGCCTTCAAAACCATCCATCTCGGTAAGCAACTGGTTGAGGGTTTGCTCCCGCTCATCGTTACCGCCGCCAATGCCAGCGCCCCGCTGCCGACCTACAGCGTCAATTTCATCAATAAAGATGATACAAGGCGCATTTTCCTTAGCTTTCTTGAAGAGGTCACGCACCCGAGAGGCACCTACCCCAACAAACATTTCTACAAATTCTGACCCGGAGATGCTGAAGAACGGTACGCCCGCCTCACCAGCGATCGCTTTAGCCAAAAGAGTTTTCCCGGTTCCAGGAGGGCCCACAAGCAGCACACCCTTAGGAATGCGAGCTCCCACAGCGGTAAAACGTTCGGGCTTCTTCAAGAAAGTCACCACTTCCTGCAGTTCTTCCTTGGCTTCTTCAATACCCGCCACGTCATCAAACATGACACCGGTCTTAGCTTCCATCTGGAAACGAGCACGGGACTTACCAAAGTTCATGGCTTGTCCGGGGCCACCGGGGGCATTGCTAGAACGGCGGAACAAAAAGAAGAGTCCACCAATCAAAAGAACAGGAAAGACCAAGTTCCCCAACAGACCCCAGATTGCGCCATCGTTACGAGGCGGATGGGAGTCGAAGTTGACATTTCTGGCGCGCAGTTTAGAGACAATTTCCGGGGTGTTGCCAGGTAGGTCAACCCGAAGCCGCTGCATCCGATTGTCTAACTCAGGATCGGTAGCTTCTACGATCGCCGTCCGTCCACCTTCATACAGATCGACACTGGTAACCCGTCCAGAATCCAAATATTCCAAAAAGCGCCCGTAGGTCATCCGGGTGTTGGCTGCATTCCGTCCCCCCATATCCACCTGCGACGAAAAGGCACCTTGCCAAAAGATGACCCCAATCACCAGGGCAGGTATCGTCCACAGAAGAATAACTCTCCAGGAAAGTTTCATAATCTAAATAGCCTCTAACTTTAATGAGTATGCGTTTTGCAATCAGATTCAATGGGTGATTTTGATCTGTACGTCAACAGTTGCTATAAGGTTGCTTCAACGAATGCCTCTGCATCAACACCACCGGAGACAAAAGCAAGCCGCCCACCGATCGACAACCGCATCCCCACTGGATGAAGCAGGAACAACCGGTTAACCCTTGCGCTTGGGTTGGCTCCATATTTCCCTGCACCTGCATTTAGCCTGGCTGACGAGCGAGGTTTGACAGAACGCTCGGATGGAACGTTCAAACATCACATCATGGGGGTATGGAGTTACCAGCTTAACAAGGTTGATGAGAAGCGGTCTTAACTAAATTTAACGTAATGCGGAGAAGTGGGGCAACTCAAGCTGAGAAGATTTGCCTTGAGCAGCCGACTCTAGTCCTGGAAATTCTAGGCAAGACCTTTACCAAACAAGGGTTTTGGGCAATCTAAACCAGATCTTCTAGCCGATCGCGATCGCTCCCCAAACAGCCTACTTTTTCTCAGAAATCCCAGGAGGTTCGCAGCCTTGACCTTAGCGATCGCCTTAGTGCAGTACAATAGTACCAAAAGACAGGACAAAAAAAGGTGGATTCAGCGATCGCCCTGCCCATGAATGAAATTGTTTCATCATTTCCACCGTTGTATGTATTAATCTGACAGTGTCAGACGTTGACCATTCCGGTGTGGTAACAGTGCCGGTATGGTAGCAAACAAGACTGACGCACCGCCCTCGAACATTCAATGATGTCAGGGGCGATCGCCGACAGCGAGCTCATCGATTTTGTCGGCCTTAGTCCAGGTTTGAGTACATATCTAGTTCTCGCGTATTTGAAGAGGTTGTAGATCTCAATGACTGGCAAACCCTCCACGGTTCCAAGTACGGTACTCAGTGTTGATCTCGGACGGACGTCCACCAAAGCCTGCATCAGCCGCAATGCCGATGATGTCGTCCTCATTCAAGCCAACGTCGCCCATCTCACGGTGGAACAAGTTCGCCGGGGGCAGTTTGAAGGGCAACCCACCGATCCCTTGCTGGATATCTGGCTAGAGTTTCAAGGACGCGGCTATGCCAGCGGTCAACTGGCCGCCGACTTTGGGGCAGACCTTGGTATCGGTCAATCCAAAATTGATGATGCTTTGATCAAGGTGCTGGCCTGCGCTGGATATTTTGGTCTGGAAGGCGAATTGGGCGTGGTGCTGGGCTTACCCTACTATTCCCAAGAACAGTTTGATCGCGAGAAAGAGCACATTCTCAGCCTAGTGCGATCGCCCCATGTGATGGTGTATCGCGGCCAAGAGGTGCGGCTCGACATTACCCATGTGTGGGTGATGCCTGAGGGGTATGGCAGCTTGATCTGGAGCGAAGCCCAAGATAAACGCGCCGCCAGCCCAGACTTTCCCAACCTTTCCGTTGCGGTGGTGGATATTGGCCACCAAACCACCGACTTTCTCATGGTGGATCGCTTCCGGTTTGCCCGAGGCAGTTCGGAAAGTGTGGGCTTTGCCATGAGCCAGTTTTATGACCAAGTCGCTGCCCAAATCCAGGGAGCCGATAGTCAATCCCTATCGCTGATTGAAGCGGTGAACCATCCAGAGGGCGATCGCTTCTATCGTCCCAAAGGGGTCACCAAACCCACCAATCTCGACGACATTTTGCCCAGCCTCAAAAAGAGCTTTGCGCGGGAACTATCTGATCGCTTGGTCACTTGGCTGCCAGAACGGGTGACCGACGTGATTATTAGCGGCGGTGGCGGCGAGTTTTTCTGGAGCGACCTGCGGCCGCTGTTGAAGGACGCCAAACTCAAGGGGCATTTAGCCAAACCCTCCCGCACCGCCAACGCTCTCGGACAATATATCTACGGCGAACTGCAGATCATGGCCCTGTCCAAGCAGTTGGTAACTGGTCGTTCATGACAGCCCCTGACTACCAGGTCACCTTCAAGCGCAGCAAGGCAGATCAAGCCCTGCTGAAGGCGGTTAAGCAAGTCTTAGCCGACGACCCCAATCTGTCCTTTAGTGACCTTTGTAAGCAAGGGCTAGAGCGCTGGTTGGTGGCTAGTGA
The genomic region above belongs to Candidatus Obscuribacterales bacterium and contains:
- the ftsH2 gene encoding ATP-dependent zinc metalloprotease FtsH2; the protein is MKLSWRVILLWTIPALVIGVIFWQGAFSSQVDMGGRNAANTRMTYGRFLEYLDSGRVTSVDLYEGGRTAIVEATDPELDNRMQRLRVDLPGNTPEIVSKLRARNVNFDSHPPRNDGAIWGLLGNLVFPVLLIGGLFFLFRRSSNAPGGPGQAMNFGKSRARFQMEAKTGVMFDDVAGIEEAKEELQEVVTFLKKPERFTAVGARIPKGVLLVGPPGTGKTLLAKAIAGEAGVPFFSISGSEFVEMFVGVGASRVRDLFKKAKENAPCIIFIDEIDAVGRQRGAGIGGGNDEREQTLNQLLTEMDGFEGNTGIIIIAATNRPDVLDSALLRPGRFDRQVTVDAPDVKGRLEVLEVHARNKKLAQEVSLEAIARRTPGFTGADLANLLNEAAILTARRRKDAITMREIDDAVDRVVAGMEGTPLVDSKSKRLIAYHELGHAIVGTLIKAHDPVQKVTLIPRGQAQGLTWFTPNEEQGLISRAQLRARITGALGGRAAEQVIFGDAEVTTGAGNDLQQVTGMARQMVTRFGMSDLGPMSLETQQGEVFLGRDLMTRSEYSEEIASRIDAQVRAIVEHCYEEACRIIRENRLVIDRLVDLLIEKETIDGDEFRQIVSEYAEVPEKEQYVPQL
- a CDS encoding ParM/StbA family protein is translated as MTGKPSTVPSTVLSVDLGRTSTKACISRNADDVVLIQANVAHLTVEQVRRGQFEGQPTDPLLDIWLEFQGRGYASGQLAADFGADLGIGQSKIDDALIKVLACAGYFGLEGELGVVLGLPYYSQEQFDREKEHILSLVRSPHVMVYRGQEVRLDITHVWVMPEGYGSLIWSEAQDKRAASPDFPNLSVAVVDIGHQTTDFLMVDRFRFARGSSESVGFAMSQFYDQVAAQIQGADSQSLSLIEAVNHPEGDRFYRPKGVTKPTNLDDILPSLKKSFARELSDRLVTWLPERVTDVIISGGGGEFFWSDLRPLLKDAKLKGHLAKPSRTANALGQYIYGELQIMALSKQLVTGRS